From Paenibacillus sp. GP183, one genomic window encodes:
- the helD gene encoding RNA polymerase recycling motor HelD produces the protein MVNEEDWQQEQERLVLVTEKLRSKIVELDPEVAGLRDQVVDIRKRFWEEVTVNTSTDEDFEETFYSIKQQEAVLSERERSHQQRMKRWKSMKRLLPSPYFGRIDFQEDGLSFSEQIYIGVSSFDDADGMSFLVYDWRTPVASMYYDYSPGASAYETPGGQITGTMMLKRQYQIRDGQLQNVFDTSLTIGDELLQQVLGKSADTQMKSIVATIQKEQNAIIRNDKSRMLIVQGAAGSGKTSAALQRAAYLLYKHRDRLKADQIVLFSPNPMFNSYVSTVLPELGEENMQQTTFQEYLAYWLGSTLRLEDPFEQIEYVMTSKFSQGYEARMSGMQYKASEAFLQALQSYALWLGKEGMLFRSIRFRDRELITAEQMKLQFYSYESSIRLANRVILLREWLLRQLSSLERKEQEALWVQDELDYLDNEQYTEAYSVLLKKYQREEAVFDFTKQYVEVYGEFRGKEQGEENVFDFAEQEEELLRRMVVKERFKPLRRDVKRLMFIDAIGLYDQLFGDDDAFRKMTNETEMPERWPEICMQTKEKLSRLELFYEDAAPFLCLKELVESARTNTEVRHLFVDEGQDYSPFQFVFLKQLFPRAKMSVFGDFAQAIFPQTTILHEADSPLIRLYGEGETSLIRLVRSYRSTREIVEFTKSLLPSGEIVPFERSGRKPYLSKVGSGEKRAARIIEDLAALKAEGFDSIAVITKTAAESREAYEALTTQGCESLRLITKETLTFEKGTLVIPAYLAKGVEFDAVLIYDASSRTYRWESERKLFYTACTRAMHRLLLYSTGEWTLFIQTLDMSLYEVAQ, from the coding sequence ATGGTAAACGAGGAGGATTGGCAGCAAGAACAGGAGCGGCTAGTTCTGGTTACGGAAAAACTGCGATCGAAAATCGTCGAACTGGATCCAGAGGTGGCCGGGTTGCGCGATCAGGTGGTGGACATTCGCAAGCGGTTTTGGGAGGAAGTTACAGTCAACACAAGCACTGACGAAGATTTCGAAGAGACCTTCTACAGTATAAAACAGCAAGAGGCTGTGTTGTCCGAACGGGAGCGCAGTCACCAACAACGGATGAAGCGTTGGAAAAGCATGAAACGGCTGCTGCCGTCTCCCTACTTCGGGCGCATCGATTTTCAAGAGGATGGTCTGAGCTTCAGCGAGCAAATTTACATCGGCGTATCGTCTTTCGACGATGCAGATGGGATGAGCTTTCTGGTGTATGATTGGCGAACACCAGTTGCAAGTATGTACTACGACTATTCCCCGGGGGCGTCCGCCTATGAAACGCCAGGCGGGCAAATCACGGGTACGATGATGCTGAAGCGGCAATACCAGATCCGCGACGGTCAGCTCCAGAATGTGTTCGACACGAGCTTAACGATCGGCGACGAATTGCTTCAGCAGGTGCTTGGCAAGAGCGCGGATACACAAATGAAGAGCATCGTGGCGACCATCCAAAAGGAACAAAACGCCATCATCCGCAACGACAAGAGCCGTATGCTCATTGTGCAGGGGGCGGCCGGCAGCGGAAAGACGTCCGCGGCGCTGCAACGGGCAGCGTACTTGTTGTATAAACACCGCGATAGGCTCAAGGCTGACCAGATCGTTCTTTTCTCGCCTAATCCGATGTTTAACAGTTATGTATCCACGGTTCTTCCTGAGCTCGGCGAGGAGAACATGCAGCAGACGACCTTTCAGGAATATCTTGCGTATTGGCTTGGATCCACGTTGCGCCTAGAGGACCCGTTCGAGCAGATCGAATATGTAATGACGTCAAAATTTTCGCAAGGGTATGAAGCACGGATGAGTGGGATGCAATATAAGGCGTCCGAAGCTTTCCTGCAAGCTCTCCAAAGCTATGCGCTGTGGCTGGGGAAAGAAGGCATGCTATTCCGCAGTATCCGTTTCCGGGACCGAGAATTGATTACCGCTGAGCAAATGAAATTGCAATTTTACAGCTATGAAAGTTCCATCCGCCTGGCTAATCGCGTCATACTGCTGCGGGAATGGCTGCTGCGACAGCTGAGTTCGCTGGAGCGTAAGGAGCAGGAGGCGCTCTGGGTTCAAGATGAACTTGATTATCTCGACAACGAGCAATATACCGAAGCCTACAGCGTGCTGCTCAAGAAGTACCAGCGAGAAGAGGCGGTCTTCGATTTTACCAAACAGTATGTGGAAGTCTATGGCGAGTTTCGCGGGAAGGAGCAGGGGGAAGAGAATGTCTTCGACTTTGCCGAGCAGGAAGAAGAGCTGCTGCGTCGGATGGTCGTAAAGGAGCGCTTCAAACCGCTGAGGCGGGACGTGAAGCGGTTAATGTTCATAGATGCGATCGGGCTGTATGATCAGTTGTTCGGTGATGATGACGCTTTTCGGAAAATGACGAACGAGACCGAAATGCCCGAACGGTGGCCGGAAATCTGCATGCAAACGAAGGAGAAGCTGAGTCGGCTCGAACTGTTTTATGAGGATGCGGCCCCGTTCCTGTGTTTAAAAGAACTTGTCGAGAGCGCTCGGACGAACACGGAGGTGCGGCATCTATTTGTCGACGAAGGCCAGGATTATTCGCCATTCCAATTCGTGTTTCTTAAACAGCTGTTTCCTCGCGCCAAAATGTCGGTGTTCGGCGATTTCGCCCAAGCGATCTTCCCTCAAACAACGATTCTGCACGAGGCGGATTCGCCGTTGATCCGGCTTTACGGCGAAGGCGAAACGAGCCTGATCCGTCTTGTCCGAAGTTATCGTTCAACCCGTGAGATTGTGGAGTTTACGAAGTCGCTGCTACCAAGCGGAGAGATCGTGCCTTTCGAGAGGAGCGGCAGGAAGCCTTACCTCTCGAAGGTTGGCAGCGGCGAAAAGCGGGCGGCGCGAATAATAGAGGACCTCGCGGCGCTTAAGGCTGAAGGCTTCGACTCCATCGCCGTCATTACAAAGACTGCAGCCGAAAGCCGCGAAGCCTATGAAGCATTGACGACGCAGGGTTGCGAGTCTCTGCGGCTCATTACAAAGGAGACGCTCACCTTTGAGAAGGGAACGTTGGTTATTCCCGCATATCTCGCTAAGGGAGTTGAATTCGACGCCGTGCTAATCTACGATGCTTCTTCGCGGACGTATCGTTGGGAAAGCGAGCGTAAACTCTTTTATACAGCATGCACGCGCGCGATGCATCGGCTTCTACTCTATTCGACAGGGGAATGGACGCTCTTCATTCAGACATTGGATATGTCTTTGTATGAGGTAGCGCAATAA